A single genomic interval of Selenobaculum gibii harbors:
- the feoB gene encoding ferrous iron transport protein B — MGCHDELSHIEIPHGAKKIVLVGNPNVGKSVFFNALTGIYVDVSNFPGTTVDISHGKFGGDIVMDTPGVYGISSFNDEEKVARDVILSADIIVNVVDAVHLERDLFLTLQVIDTGIPMVIVLNMMDDVRKQGIRIDLKKLESELGVPIIPAVAVKGVGIKEVKEKLYAAQVGKQPNYVRKAIHGIVDDTCSQADALLIAEGDIHVSARHKTMPREHRETIYQARRERVNEIVDRIVSITHEGSSLSTKIGRMMLRPISGSIILAVAVTLMYYLIGVFVAQDIVDITEDLIMRGYYEPIVRNVVGLFIPEYSILGAYLIGEFGILTMTVTYVFGLLLPLVLGFYFIMSIMEDSGYLPRLATLIDRIMNMVGLNGRAVIPMILGFGCVTMATISTRLMGSERERTIAVALLGLAIPCSAQLGVIAGLLAGIGAKYIVVYILVMLLTLGIVGKALHMILPGKPTDLLIDLPPIRLPRLDNVLTKMMTKSVAFIKEAAPIFALGAAIVTTLEVTNVLVIIQDALAPLTTGILKLPKETANVFIMGLIRRDFGAAGLANMMLEPAQMIVALITITLFVPCIASVIVMFKERGKLEGALIWLGSWVAAFAIGGIVAQVIIK; from the coding sequence GTGGGATGTCATGATGAACTTTCTCATATAGAAATTCCCCATGGAGCGAAAAAAATTGTTTTGGTTGGGAATCCGAATGTTGGGAAATCAGTTTTTTTTAATGCATTAACGGGGATTTATGTTGACGTATCAAATTTCCCTGGGACAACGGTAGATATTTCGCATGGGAAATTTGGTGGAGATATTGTGATGGATACGCCAGGTGTCTATGGGATATCTTCTTTTAATGATGAAGAAAAAGTAGCAAGAGATGTTATTTTATCGGCAGATATTATTGTTAATGTTGTTGATGCAGTTCATTTGGAACGTGATTTGTTTCTAACGTTGCAGGTGATTGATACGGGAATTCCAATGGTTATTGTATTAAATATGATGGATGACGTACGTAAACAAGGAATCCGTATCGATTTGAAGAAATTAGAAAGTGAACTAGGTGTACCAATTATACCAGCTGTAGCGGTAAAAGGTGTTGGGATAAAAGAGGTAAAGGAAAAGCTTTATGCAGCGCAAGTTGGGAAACAACCTAATTATGTAAGAAAAGCAATCCATGGTATCGTTGATGATACTTGCAGTCAAGCTGATGCCTTACTAATTGCGGAGGGCGATATTCACGTTTCGGCTAGGCATAAAACGATGCCTCGAGAGCACCGTGAAACAATCTATCAAGCACGTCGTGAACGGGTCAATGAAATTGTTGATCGTATTGTTTCGATAACTCACGAAGGATCATCGCTTTCTACCAAAATAGGAAGAATGATGCTTAGACCAATAAGCGGTAGCATTATTTTAGCTGTGGCAGTTACGTTGATGTACTACTTAATTGGTGTTTTTGTTGCACAAGATATCGTTGATATTACAGAAGATCTTATTATGCGGGGCTATTATGAACCAATAGTCAGAAATGTTGTAGGTTTATTTATTCCAGAATATTCAATTCTAGGTGCATATTTAATTGGTGAATTTGGCATATTGACGATGACGGTAACGTATGTGTTTGGTCTTTTGTTACCTTTGGTCTTAGGCTTTTACTTTATTATGTCCATTATGGAGGATTCAGGGTATTTACCGCGTTTAGCTACGTTGATTGACCGCATCATGAATATGGTAGGGTTAAATGGGCGGGCAGTTATTCCGATGATCCTCGGGTTTGGCTGTGTAACGATGGCAACAATCTCTACACGATTAATGGGATCGGAACGCGAACGAACGATTGCGGTAGCGCTTCTGGGTTTGGCAATTCCATGTTCAGCTCAGCTTGGTGTTATCGCAGGTCTGCTGGCTGGTATTGGAGCAAAATATATAGTAGTCTACATATTGGTGATGTTATTGACTCTAGGGATTGTTGGTAAAGCACTTCATATGATTTTACCGGGAAAGCCAACGGATTTACTTATTGATTTACCGCCGATTCGGTTACCACGCTTAGATAATGTATTGACAAAAATGATGACGAAATCGGTAGCTTTTATAAAAGAAGCTGCACCGATTTTTGCACTTGGTGCAGCAATCGTGACAACGCTTGAAGTAACCAATGTATTAGTCATAATCCAAGATGCTTTAGCACCATTGACCACAGGAATATTAAAGTTGCCAAAAGAGACAGCAAATGTATTTATTATGGGGCTAATTCGCCGTGATTTTGGTGCGGCGGGATTGGCAAATATGATGTTAGAACCGGCGCAGATGATTGTTGCATTGATTACGATTAC
- a CDS encoding FeoA family protein has protein sequence MTLDEVVRGARIRILDIPDQQARAQAIRFGISVGSEVVCIEKIFAGPIVLSRSKQEIAIGRQLAKRIQVELI, from the coding sequence ATGACCTTAGATGAAGTTGTGCGAGGCGCTAGAATTAGAATATTGGATATTCCTGATCAACAAGCACGTGCGCAAGCGATTCGTTTTGGCATTTCCGTTGGCTCTGAGGTTGTTTGTATAGAAAAAATTTTTGCAGGCCCAATTGTACTATCGCGGTCGAAACAGGAGATTGCAATCGGACGGCAATTGGCAAAGCGAATTCAAGTGGAATTGATATAA
- a CDS encoding MurR/RpiR family transcriptional regulator, which yields MSKINTSESYEAIIKNNYNTLRSSEKKVADYILLHSNSIHTMSLSQLSLSAGVSEPTVMRFVKNLGFSGYSHFKLKLASDLGREAALDHNNDLLIDLHISREDNTKDVPAKLIAMTTKALEDTLKLVDIRNYQKAIDMVVNARLIDVYGVGNSGSIANDLTNKFLRIGLTCRSYTDNHLQQICATHLTRDDVAIAISHSGSTMDIVDTLKLAKQSGAKTIAITNFKASTITQYADLCFFTGDLETSFYSETMCSRISQLACVDMLYMGVLLSDYDKYTQRINKTNLVVSARNY from the coding sequence GTGAGTAAAATTAATACATCAGAATCTTATGAGGCTATCATAAAAAATAATTACAATACCTTACGATCCTCAGAAAAAAAAGTAGCAGATTATATCTTATTACATAGCAATTCTATTCATACAATGTCGCTCTCACAATTATCACTTAGCGCAGGAGTAAGCGAACCAACGGTGATGAGATTCGTAAAGAACCTCGGGTTTTCAGGCTACAGCCATTTTAAATTAAAACTGGCAAGTGATTTAGGCCGTGAAGCCGCATTAGATCACAATAATGATTTACTGATCGATCTTCACATTAGCCGCGAGGATAATACCAAAGATGTTCCCGCAAAACTTATCGCAATGACAACCAAAGCACTAGAAGATACCCTAAAACTTGTCGACATAAGAAATTATCAAAAAGCAATCGACATGGTTGTTAATGCCAGATTAATTGATGTATACGGCGTTGGAAATTCTGGCAGCATTGCAAATGACCTTACGAATAAATTTCTTCGCATTGGCTTAACCTGCCGTTCGTATACCGATAACCATTTACAACAAATTTGTGCTACACATCTAACAAGAGATGATGTTGCAATCGCCATCTCACATTCTGGTAGCACAATGGACATTGTCGATACCTTAAAACTAGCAAAACAATCTGGAGCAAAAACAATTGCAATTACCAATTTCAAAGCATCTACAATCACACAATACGCGGATTTATGTTTCTTCACCGGCGACTTAGAAACATCCTTTTATAGCGAAACGATGTGTTCGCGTATTTCCCAACTCGCCTGTGTAGATATGCTCTATATGGGGGTTCTTCTCAGCGACTATGATAAATATACACAAAGAATCAATAAAACAAACCTTGTTGTCAGTGCACGCAATTATTAA
- a CDS encoding TIGR03905 family TSCPD domain-containing protein, whose translation MAYVYKTKGTCSREISVELDGNIVKNVSFVGGCNGNLSGISSIVKGMPIEHVIERFAGTKCGPRSTSCPDQLAIALKEAYEESQK comes from the coding sequence ATGGCATATGTATATAAAACAAAAGGGACTTGCTCAAGAGAAATTTCTGTAGAGCTTGATGGAAATATTGTAAAAAACGTTTCGTTTGTCGGTGGGTGTAATGGGAATTTATCTGGGATATCCAGTATAGTCAAAGGAATGCCGATAGAGCATGTAATAGAACGCTTTGCTGGTACAAAATGTGGTCCGCGTTCGACATCTTGCCCAGATCAGTTGGCGATTGCGTTAAAAGAGGCTTACGAAGAAAGTCAAAAATAA